The genomic DNA TAAAGAAAACACACATCCGGTCGGCTTCGTGCAATGAATATGTTTGCAATACGTAAGCCGGCGATTGCTTAACGACCATAGAACTCAAGGTCACCAACTTTCCAAAGGTTGACAAAACATCTCCAATTCAACTAAGTTTCATGCCCGTGCTGGCCAGGTAGCTCAGTCCGGTAGAGCAGGGGACTGAAAATCCCTGTGTCGGCGGTTCAATTCCGTCCCTGGCCACCACCTCCTTTAACCAGGCCACATGAACAAACCTAAATTCCAATCTTCCCCACCTGCTCACCCCTATGACCTCTCGAAGAACTCACTGAGAGCCCCTTCCCAACAAAGCCGCACCTGATCAAGAGGCTCATCAATGATACATTGACCGTTCACGAAGATTTTGAACTGCTGACTGCAAACCCTCCCCAGGATAGTCGCCGGCACGCCATGTTGTTTCGCAAGCTGCAGCAGCGCCTCCACACCTGCATGCCCCACCGTGACAACAATCCTTGAGGGCGACTCACTAAACAAAAAAATCAAAGGCAAAAACCGGCTATCTACTCCATCCAACGCATAATGAGCATCCACCTCAACACCCAGTCGCCTTCGAGGATCACCACCAAGACAACACTCTACCAGCGTCACCGCCAGGCCCCCCTCCGAACAGTCGTGAGCAGACTTCACGATGCCCAGCTCTATGCCTGCCAAACAAGCTGCTTGTACGGCTTTTTCTCGATCTAGATGTAGCGCCGGAACCCGGCCTCCTAGCTCTTGATGCACCACAGCAAGATACTCCGAGCCGCCCAAATCATCAAATGTCTCGCCAAGTAAAATGATCCAGTCACCTGCATCCTTAAAATCGTGCGTGACCAGCTGATGCGGATCAGCAATCAATCCAATCATCCCGATCACCGGCGTTGGAAAAATTCCCCTTCCCTCTGTCTCATTATAAAAACTCACATTCCCACCAGTCACAGGCGTCCCAAACGCCTGACATGCTTCAGCAATGCCATCAATCACCTCGCTAAAGGCCCACATCACCTCAGCGCGCTCTGGCGAGGCGAAATTCAGACAATTTGTAATAGCCAGTGGCCGCGCTCCGACGCACACTAAATTGCGCGCCGCCTCTGCCACTGCCAGCCTAGCTCCAGCGCGCGGCTCCAACTGACAGTAACGCGAGTTTCCATCAAGCGTCATCGCCAAAGCCCGCCGCGTCTCCTTGATCCTCACCACTGCCGCATCTGCCCCAGGAACCGTCAATGAATTAGTCCTGACCATGTGATCGTATTGTTGATAAATCCACCGCCGCGAGCACACATTTGGCGACTGAATCAATGAGTAAAAATCACTGGAATAGTCACGAGGTATTTCCAGCACCCGTGTCCAGTGCATCTGCTCCGGCGCGCTATTCGGTTGCTTCATCGGCCGGTTATAAACAGGCGCGTCCTCTGTTAACAAACGATTGGGGATATTGACGACAACCTGCCCACTTTTCTTCACAACCAGATGCGCCGAATCCGTAACACACCCAACAACAACTGCCTCCAGATCCCATTTCTTAAAAATATCTATAATCTCTCTTTCATGACCTCGTTTCACCACTAGCAGCATGCGCTCCTGAGACTCCGACAACATAATCTCGTAAGCGCTCATG from Blastocatellia bacterium includes the following:
- the purL gene encoding phosphoribosylformylglycinamidine synthase subunit PurL — translated: MTEWQEITPDMTWAIEAQGLTPDEYQRAVERLGRYPNWVELGIISVMWSEHCSYKSSKVHLRRLPTVGACVVQGPGENAGIVDIGDGWCVAFKIESHNHPSFIEPYQGAATGVGGILRDIFAMGARPIAAMNSLRFGMLDDPKNRAIMAGVVKGIGDYGNSFGVPTVGGEVFFAPCYSKNPIVNAFALGLVKKDQIFYGQAHGVGNAVIYVGAKTGRDGIHGATMASAQFDESSCEKRPQVQVGDPFLEKLLLEACLQALRTGAVVGIQDMGAAGLTCSSCEMGARAGTGITLDLDLVPQREQGMSAYEIMLSESQERMLLVVKRGHEREIIDIFKKWDLEAVVVGCVTDSAHLVVKKSGQVVVNIPNRLLTEDAPVYNRPMKQPNSAPEQMHWTRVLEIPRDYSSDFYSLIQSPNVCSRRWIYQQYDHMVRTNSLTVPGADAAVVRIKETRRALAMTLDGNSRYCQLEPRAGARLAVAEAARNLVCVGARPLAITNCLNFASPERAEVMWAFSEVIDGIAEACQAFGTPVTGGNVSFYNETEGRGIFPTPVIGMIGLIADPHQLVTHDFKDAGDWIILLGETFDDLGGSEYLAVVHQELGGRVPALHLDREKAVQAACLAGIELGIVKSAHDCSEGGLAVTLVECCLGGDPRRRLGVEVDAHYALDGVDSRFLPLIFLFSESPSRIVVTVGHAGVEALLQLAKQHGVPATILGRVCSQQFKIFVNGQCIIDEPLDQVRLCWEGALSEFFERS